One Patescibacteria group bacterium genomic region harbors:
- a CDS encoding exodeoxyribonuclease III, whose amino-acid sequence MKIASWNVNGLRSAARKDWLKWFKTNRFDIVCLQETKLQPTQIPEPLREIPGYSAYFNSAQKKGYSGTAVYTKIKPTQVTAKLGLRRFDNEGRFLRLDFDKFILINLYLPHGGRQKENLDYKLACYKKLFTYLGKIKAKPIVLIGDFNIAHQEIDLARPKNNKNNIMFTPAERTQIDRLLSLGFADTFREFHKQGDYYTWWPYFANARERNLGWRIDYAFSSKKLTPRLSEASIQSQTLGSDHCPIMLNIKTD is encoded by the coding sequence GTGAAAATTGCTTCTTGGAATGTAAATGGCTTAAGATCGGCTGCCCGTAAAGATTGGCTGAAATGGTTTAAGACCAACCGCTTCGATATAGTGTGCCTGCAAGAAACTAAACTTCAGCCTACTCAAATTCCTGAACCTCTAAGAGAGATTCCAGGCTACAGTGCTTATTTTAACTCTGCCCAGAAAAAGGGGTATTCAGGGACTGCTGTCTATACCAAAATTAAACCTACGCAAGTAACCGCAAAATTGGGTTTGCGCCGCTTCGATAACGAGGGTAGATTTTTGCGATTGGATTTTGACAAATTTATTCTGATAAATTTATATCTGCCTCACGGGGGACGCCAAAAAGAAAATCTGGATTATAAATTAGCTTGTTATAAAAAATTGTTTACTTATCTGGGTAAAATCAAAGCTAAGCCAATAGTATTGATCGGCGATTTTAATATTGCCCACCAAGAAATTGATTTAGCCCGCCCCAAAAATAACAAGAACAATATTATGTTCACCCCCGCGGAACGAACTCAGATCGATCGATTATTAAGCTTAGGTTTTGCAGATACTTTCCGGGAGTTCCATAAACAGGGCGATTATTACACATGGTGGCCCTATTTCGCCAACGCCCGGGAGCGTAACTTGGGCTGGCGCATCGATTACGCTTTTTCATCGAAGAAACTAACCCCTAGATTATCTGAAGCTAGCATTCAATCCCAAACACTCGGCTCCGACCACTGCCCCATCATGTTGAACATAAAAACTGACTAA